ATGTTCTCGCCGGTGGAGATGAGGACCAGGGCCCAGAAGAAGTCGTTGTAGATCCAGATGGACAACAGCGTGCCCAGCGCGGCCATCGCCGGTCGGCACAGGGGCAGGACGATCTGCCAGTACATGCGCCACACGGAGGCGCCGTCGACGAGGGCGGCCTCGGTGAGCTCGTGCGGGAGCGAGCGCATGTAGTTGGCGAGCACGAAGGCGCAGAAGCCGGACTGGAACGCGACGTGGATGAGGACCAGGCCGAGCGCGGAGTCGTAGAGCTTGCCGGACATGGTGATGCCGGGCAGGTCCACCAGGAGGTACAGGCGGTACAGCGGGGTGATGATGACCTGCTGCGGGAGCAGGTTGCCGGCGGTGAAGACCAGCAGCAGGGCGAGGTTGAGACGGAAGTCGAAGCGGCTGACGTAGAAGGCCACCATCGAGGACAGGAACAGCGTCACGAGCACCGCCGGCACGGCGATGATCATCGTGTTGACGAAGTAGTGCCCCATGTCCGACTGCGTGAACGCGTCCGTGAAGTTGTCGAAGCTCAGCTTGTCGGGCCAGGAGACATAACCCTTCTCACTGGTTTCCGCGTACGGCCGCATCGCCGAGTACATCGCCCACAGCAGCGGTGCGAGCCAGGCCAGCGCCGCGCCCGCGAGGAAGAGGTGCAGCAGGACCCGGGCGGGGCGCACGGGCGTACGGACCTTGGTCATGACGGTGGTGCTCATGCGCGCCGCTCCTTCCGGAAGGTGGACACCAGATACGGGATGATCACAACGAGCGAGATCAGCAGCAGCACGACCGCGATCGCGGAGCCGTAGCCGATGCGGCTGGACTCGCCGATGATGTTGTTGGTGACCAGGATCGACAGCAGCTCGGTGCCCTCGGCGCCCTTGTTGAAGACGAAGACCAGGTCGAAGGCGCGCAGTGCCTCGATGATGGTGACGACGAGGACGACGGTGTTGGTGGGGCGCAGGGTCGGGAAGATGACGTTCTTGAACGTCTGCCACTCGTTGGCGCCGTCCAGCGAGGAGGCTTCGCGCAGGGACGGGTCGACGCCCTTCAGGCCGGCCAGGTAGAGGATCATCATGTAGCCGGTGTGGCGCCAGGACGCGGCGATGAGGATGGCCCAGAGGTTGAGGTCCGGGTCGCCGATCCAGTCGATGTACTTTCCCGGTTCGTTGGCCCCGATGACGCTGTTGATCAGGCCGGTGTCGGGGTTGTAGACGAGCTGCCAGACGAACCCGATGACCGCCATGGACAGCACGACGGGCAGGAAGAAGGCCGTCTGGTAGACCCGGCTGAACCGGATCTTCTTGTCCAGTTGCACGGCCAGGAACAGGCCGAGTGGCGTGGGGATCGCGATCAGGACGACGAACCAGATCACGTTGTGTTGGAGGGCGGGCCAGAACTGCGGGTTCTGCTCGAAGAGCTCCTTGAAGTTCTGGAGCCCGACCCACTGGATGGAGTCGAAGCCGATGCCGTCCCAGGTGGTGAAGGCGAGGGCGATGGAGGCCAGCGCGGTGACCCAGACGAGGGCGACGTGCAGGATCGTCGGAACGCCGGCCATCAGGCCGAGTGTGATCCGGTCGCGGCGGGTCAGCAGGCGCTGGTGGCCCTTGGGGATGCGCCTCTTCGCCGTCGCGGTGCCCGGAGGCGGCACCGCGGCCGCCTCCGGGATCTTCGTGGTCGTTTCGGAGCTCATG
Above is a window of Streptomyces sp. NBC_00490 DNA encoding:
- a CDS encoding carbohydrate ABC transporter permease; amino-acid sequence: MSTTVMTKVRTPVRPARVLLHLFLAGAALAWLAPLLWAMYSAMRPYAETSEKGYVSWPDKLSFDNFTDAFTQSDMGHYFVNTMIIAVPAVLVTLFLSSMVAFYVSRFDFRLNLALLLVFTAGNLLPQQVIITPLYRLYLLVDLPGITMSGKLYDSALGLVLIHVAFQSGFCAFVLANYMRSLPHELTEAALVDGASVWRMYWQIVLPLCRPAMAALGTLLSIWIYNDFFWALVLISTGENMPITSALNNLTGAYFTDPNLVAAGALLTAIPTLIVYFVLQRQFVSGLTLGANKG
- a CDS encoding carbohydrate ABC transporter permease produces the protein MSSETTTKIPEAAAVPPPGTATAKRRIPKGHQRLLTRRDRITLGLMAGVPTILHVALVWVTALASIALAFTTWDGIGFDSIQWVGLQNFKELFEQNPQFWPALQHNVIWFVVLIAIPTPLGLFLAVQLDKKIRFSRVYQTAFFLPVVLSMAVIGFVWQLVYNPDTGLINSVIGANEPGKYIDWIGDPDLNLWAILIAASWRHTGYMMILYLAGLKGVDPSLREASSLDGANEWQTFKNVIFPTLRPTNTVVLVVTIIEALRAFDLVFVFNKGAEGTELLSILVTNNIIGESSRIGYGSAIAVVLLLISLVVIIPYLVSTFRKERRA